From Echinicola jeungdonensis, the proteins below share one genomic window:
- the ffh gene encoding signal recognition particle protein, translating to MFDNLSYKLDRAFKTLKGTGKITEINVATTAKEIRRALIDADVNYKVAKDVTDKIKEEALGRDVLISVSPGQLLVKITQEELTKIMGGEKKDINIQGDPAVVLISGLQGSGKTTFSGKLATYLKKQGRQTLLIACDIYRPAAIEQLKTLGEQIGVEVYAEPENKNAVEIAQRGIEYAKRNGKKTVIVDTAGRLAVDEQMMKEISELKENLNPTETLFVVDSMTGQDAVNTAKTFDERLDFDGVVLTKLDGDTRGGAAISIRHVVNKPIKFISTGEKMENLDLFYPDRMAQRILGMGDVVSLVEKAQQSFDEDEAKRINAKIRKNQFNFDDFLSQLEQIKKMGNLKDLMGMIPGMGKALKGIDIDDDSFIPIEAIIRSMTPTERENPDIIDGGRRRRIAKGSGRTIQEVNNLMKQFADMRKLMKQMNKMGGAQRALGNLMPKAGGRN from the coding sequence ATGTTTGATAATCTCAGTTATAAACTAGATAGAGCATTTAAGACCCTCAAAGGAACGGGCAAGATTACAGAAATCAACGTTGCAACTACGGCCAAAGAAATCAGAAGGGCATTGATTGATGCCGACGTGAACTATAAGGTGGCAAAGGATGTAACGGATAAAATCAAAGAGGAAGCCCTTGGTAGGGACGTTTTGATTTCGGTTTCTCCCGGACAATTGTTGGTGAAAATCACCCAAGAAGAGCTTACCAAGATTATGGGGGGTGAGAAGAAGGATATTAATATTCAGGGAGATCCGGCAGTAGTTTTGATTTCCGGACTTCAGGGTTCTGGGAAAACTACCTTCTCCGGTAAATTGGCTACCTATCTGAAAAAGCAAGGCCGTCAGACCTTGTTGATTGCCTGTGATATTTATCGTCCTGCTGCCATCGAACAATTAAAGACATTAGGTGAGCAGATAGGGGTTGAGGTATATGCTGAACCTGAAAACAAAAATGCTGTTGAAATTGCCCAGAGGGGTATAGAATACGCCAAGAGAAATGGCAAGAAAACGGTCATCGTTGATACGGCAGGTCGTTTGGCTGTGGATGAACAGATGATGAAAGAGATTTCTGAATTAAAAGAAAATCTCAATCCTACAGAGACCTTGTTTGTGGTGGACTCTATGACCGGTCAGGATGCTGTTAATACTGCCAAGACTTTTGATGAGCGATTGGATTTTGATGGGGTAGTGTTGACCAAGTTAGATGGTGATACCCGAGGTGGTGCTGCCATATCCATCCGTCACGTTGTCAACAAACCAATTAAATTTATCTCCACAGGTGAGAAGATGGAAAATCTAGATCTTTTCTATCCTGACCGTATGGCCCAGCGGATTCTGGGTATGGGGGATGTGGTTTCATTGGTAGAAAAGGCGCAGCAATCTTTCGATGAGGATGAAGCCAAGCGGATCAATGCCAAGATCAGAAAAAACCAATTCAACTTTGATGATTTCCTTTCCCAATTGGAGCAGATCAAGAAGATGGGTAACCTGAAGGATCTGATGGGAATGATCCCGGGAATGGGGAAAGCCCTTAAAGGCATTGATATTGATGATGATTCTTTTATTCCTATAGAAGCCATTATCCGTAGTATGACTCCTACAGAAAGGGAAAATCCAGATATTATCGATGGAGGAAGAAGAAGGAGAATTGCAAAGGGAAGTGGTAGAACCATCCAGGAAGTCAATAACCTTATGAAGCAATTTGCTGATATGAGGAAGCTCATGAAGCAAATGAATAAAATGGGTGGAGCCCAGCGTGCATTGGGGAATTTGATGCCAAAGGCAGGAGGAAGAAATTAA
- a CDS encoding 2-isopropylmalate synthase, with product MDKRQVLIFDTTLRDGEQVPGCKLNTPQKIEIAQQLEKLGVDVIEAGFPISSPGDFNSVVEISKSVSEPIICGLSRGVKKDIEVAAEALKYAKRPRIHTGIGTSPSHIKYKFKSTPELILERGVEAVKHAKRFVEDVEFYAEDAGRTDNEYLARICEEVIKAGATVLNIPDTTGYCLPDEYGAKIKYLMDNVRGIENVIISAHCHNDLGLATANAISAVMNGARQIECTINGIGERAGNTSLEEVSMIMKQHPRLNVYNNINSKLLNPISKLVSERMGMLVQPNKAIVGSNAFAHSSGIHQDGVIKNRETYEIIDPADVGVTESMIVLTARSGRAALAFRAHRIGYNLTKLQLDDVYQLFLEKADVTKEVTDDDLHEIMKLAKIAGNVEA from the coding sequence ATGGATAAACGACAAGTACTGATCTTTGATACCACCTTGAGGGACGGAGAACAGGTCCCCGGCTGCAAATTGAATACTCCTCAAAAGATTGAGATTGCCCAGCAGCTGGAAAAGCTGGGGGTAGATGTGATCGAAGCCGGATTTCCAATTTCAAGTCCCGGTGATTTCAACTCAGTCGTAGAAATTTCAAAAAGTGTATCCGAACCTATCATCTGTGGACTTTCCAGAGGAGTGAAAAAGGATATTGAGGTTGCTGCTGAAGCCCTGAAATATGCCAAACGCCCACGAATCCACACCGGAATCGGCACCTCCCCTTCCCATATCAAATACAAATTTAAAAGCACGCCAGAGCTAATCCTTGAAAGAGGTGTAGAAGCTGTCAAGCATGCCAAAAGATTTGTGGAAGATGTGGAGTTTTACGCAGAGGACGCAGGAAGAACTGACAACGAATACCTTGCCCGTATATGTGAGGAGGTTATAAAAGCGGGTGCTACGGTACTTAATATTCCGGACACCACCGGCTATTGCCTTCCAGATGAATATGGCGCCAAAATAAAATACCTGATGGACAATGTAAGAGGGATAGAGAATGTAATCATTTCTGCCCATTGCCATAATGATCTTGGACTGGCCACTGCCAATGCTATCTCCGCAGTAATGAACGGGGCCCGACAGATAGAATGTACCATCAACGGAATTGGCGAAAGAGCTGGAAACACTTCCCTTGAAGAAGTTTCCATGATCATGAAGCAACATCCAAGATTGAATGTTTATAATAACATCAATTCCAAATTGCTTAATCCAATAAGTAAATTGGTTTCAGAAAGAATGGGAATGTTGGTTCAGCCAAATAAAGCCATTGTAGGATCCAATGCCTTTGCCCATTCCTCTGGTATCCACCAGGATGGAGTAATCAAAAACAGGGAAACCTATGAAATCATCGACCCTGCTGATGTAGGGGTAACCGAATCCATGATCGTATTAACTGCCAGAAGTGGTCGGGCTGCATTGGCTTTCCGTGCCCACCGAATTGGCTATAACCTAACAAAACTTCAATTGGACGATGTGTATCAATTGTTCCTGGAAAAAGCTGATGTGACCAAGGAAGTTACTGATGATGATCTTCATGAAATCATGAAATTAGCCAAGATCGCTGGGAATGTAGAAGCGTAA